From Triticum urartu cultivar G1812 chromosome 2, Tu2.1, whole genome shotgun sequence, a single genomic window includes:
- the LOC125534287 gene encoding protein FAR1-RELATED SEQUENCE 5-like — translation MADNRSMHTTPQLFTPWTMEKQGSEVFTYEVFEKFQLQVIAARDHCCVQGITQGVGLKTVTLRGRSGKVREVSYDTTTMIANCPCKLFESIGIPCRHIIQVLRIENQNELPNYYIMKRWQKRCKRENVYDEQGNLLEEKPTDSLDAATRKKISTVRDKMEELIQKAKHSNEGMDFLTSSVLSIEAPLDQMVPAATQNTRQDEYEAFIGCNIPTEVDIHPPTDVRTVGRCKRIKSGKEIKEGDRKRKDKEAKLKVARLCKTCKQMVFHDSRNCPSKTIQGKRSLIAEDVQPNGAS, via the exons ATGGCAGACAACAGAAGCATGCATACCACCCCACAACTATTTACGCCATGGACAATGGAGAAACAAGGTAGTGAGGTATTCACATATGAGGTATTCGAGAAATTTCAGCTACAAGTTATTGCTGCTAGAGATCATTGTTGTGTTCAGGGTATTACACAAGGTGTGGGGTTAAAAACGGTGACCCTGAGAGGTCGATCTGGTAAGGTTAGGGAGGTCTCCTATGACACTACAACCATGATAGCAAATTGTCCGTGCAAGTTATTTGAGTCAATCGGTATTCCATGTCGACATATTATCCAAGTGTTGAGGATTGAGAACCAAAATGAACTTCCCAACTATTACATTATGAAAAGATGGCAGAAACGGTGCAAGAG GGAGAATGTTTATGATGAACAGGGGAACCTACTAGAAGAAAAGCCCACAGATTCACTAGATGCAGCCACGAGAAAGAAGATTTCGACTGTACGTGATAAGATGGAAGAGTTGATTCAAAAGGCAAAGCACTCAAATGAAGGCATGGACTTCTTAACATCAAGTGTGTTGAGCATTGAGGCGCCTTTAGACCAAATGGTCCCTGCAGCCACACAGAACACTAGGCAAGACGAATATGAGGCTTTTATTGGTTGTAATATTCCTACAGAAGTTGATATACATCCACCAACTGATGTTCGTACCGTGGGGAGATGCAAAAGAATAAAGAGTGGAAAGGAGATCAAGGAGGGTGATAGGAAAAGGAAGGACAAAGAAGCGAAGTTAAAGGTTGCACGCTTGTGCAAGACATGCAAGCAAATGGTGTTTCATGATAGTCGCAATTGTCCAAGCAAAACTATTCAAGGGAAAAGGAGCTTGATTGCGGAAGATGTGCAACCAAATGGTGCTTCCTGA